From one Rhodovulum sp. ES.010 genomic stretch:
- a CDS encoding alanine--glyoxylate aminotransferase family protein — protein MSLSHGRSYLAIPGPSVIPDRVLQAMHRPAPEIHGGAMVELLAGLLPDLRAVARTRHKVAMYISNGHGVWEASLANTIARGDRVLALATGRFGHGWAETARGLGAEVEVMDFGKSAAVDPDRVAARLAEDGGHAIRAVTLTHVDTATSVRNDIPALRAALDAAGHPALLMVDCIASLGCDRFEMDDWGVDVMISACQKGLMVPPGMGFVFFGPRAEAARERADCVTPYWDWRMRSEPEVFYQYFWGTAPTHHLYGLRAALDMLVQEEGMEAAWARHERLARAVWAAFDAWGGEGSLALNVADPASRSHAVTSARIDPPNGTALRDWLSETAGVTLGIGLGMAAPGDPAWHGYFRLAHMGHVNAHMVLGALGAIEAGLDALGLPHGPGALEAAARVAAGR, from the coding sequence ATGTCCCTCAGCCACGGCCGTTCCTATCTCGCCATCCCCGGCCCTTCCGTCATCCCCGACCGCGTGCTCCAGGCGATGCACCGCCCCGCGCCCGAGATCCATGGCGGGGCGATGGTCGAGCTGTTGGCCGGTCTGCTGCCCGACCTGCGCGCCGTGGCGCGGACCCGGCACAAGGTGGCGATGTACATTTCCAACGGCCACGGGGTCTGGGAGGCGTCGTTGGCCAATACGATCGCGCGCGGCGACCGGGTCCTGGCGCTCGCGACCGGCCGCTTCGGTCACGGCTGGGCCGAGACCGCTCGCGGGCTGGGCGCCGAGGTCGAGGTGATGGATTTCGGCAAGAGCGCGGCGGTCGATCCCGACCGGGTGGCCGCGCGCCTGGCCGAGGACGGCGGCCATGCGATCCGCGCGGTCACGCTCACCCATGTCGACACCGCCACCTCCGTCAGGAATGACATCCCCGCTCTGCGCGCCGCGCTGGACGCGGCCGGGCATCCCGCTCTCCTGATGGTCGACTGCATCGCCTCGCTGGGATGCGACCGGTTCGAGATGGATGACTGGGGCGTCGACGTGATGATCTCGGCCTGTCAGAAGGGCTTGATGGTGCCGCCCGGCATGGGCTTCGTGTTCTTCGGGCCCCGCGCCGAGGCCGCGCGCGAGCGCGCCGACTGCGTCACGCCCTACTGGGACTGGCGGATGCGTTCCGAACCGGAAGTCTTCTACCAGTATTTCTGGGGCACCGCGCCCACGCATCACCTCTACGGGCTGCGCGCCGCACTCGACATGCTGGTGCAGGAGGAGGGCATGGAGGCCGCCTGGGCGCGCCACGAACGGCTTGCCCGTGCGGTCTGGGCCGCCTTCGACGCCTGGGGGGGCGAGGGCTCGCTCGCGCTCAACGTGGCCGACCCGGCCAGCCGCAGCCATGCCGTGACCTCGGCCCGGATCGACCCGCCCAACGGCACCGCCCTGCGCGACTGGCTGTCCGAGACCGCGGGAGTGACGCTCGGCATCGGCCTCGGCATGGCGGCGCCGGGTGACCCGGCCTGGCACGGCTATTTCCGCCTTGCCCATATGGGCCACGTCAACGCGCATATGGTCCTCGGCGCGCTTGGCGCCATCGAGGCCGGGCTCGATGCGCTGGGCCTGCCCCACGGCCCGGGCGCGCTCGAGGCCGCCGCGCGGGTCGCCGCCGGCCGATGA